The Mastacembelus armatus chromosome 20, fMasArm1.2, whole genome shotgun sequence DNA segment TTTGCAGcatttgcaataaaaataaaacatgtgcTGTCTTGGTTCCCCTATCAGGCAGTGCTATGTTTTAGACTTTTAGGTACAGCAGATCCAGTTTAACAAAATGTCAATATGCTTTTATTCTTTATATCTCCAGTTTCTTACATGTTCTCATGGATTTGCTTCATGGCGTTAGCGGCATAGCCCATGTTCTTCAGGACctctgtgttggtgtgtgagtTCTCTAGAGCTTCTCTCTGAAACTCAATGGTGGAGAGGGTGCCATCGATCTGGGTGAGCTGCTGCTCCAAACGCTTCTTTCTCTTCAAGGCCTGCAGGGCAGCTAATACAGAAAAATTGTTGAAGACATTTCTGTTGGACTCTCCACCCATCTCTCCACTGACGTTGCTGCCAGACTCAACATTTTTTGGTACTGGGCgttcacagacacagagatgCAGGGTCCATCCAATTATAtgacaatgtttatttttagtctgAGACAATTCAACAAGCAATGCATCTGTCCAGTGAACACAGTttacactgtacagtacattagATTTATGGACACTGAGAGAAACTTTAATAAaatccttttgttttctctgttacCTCACCTCTTACAAACCTGTTATACTTGCTGCCACAATAATAAATCAACCTGCTGGAAACAAGCATCACATCCGCAACAACAGTAACTGTAAGTTGATAATCTTATAATATCTGTAATGATGTatatgtttctttaaaaacaagactAAAATTGTCACATTTAAGCCCTGGGTTTGCAATCACAGGGCCTGCCTGAAGGCCTACTTTCTGATAGTCAAGTGCACAGATTCTCGTTTCTCGACTACAAGATAAATACCTCGCTTGTTTTTCGTGCCATTCTTCTTGGCTATCATTATTTCTTGCTCTATCCTCTTCTCCAGATACTCCTGTTTCTTCGTCAGCATTTCCTCCGTCTCCCGGAGTTTGTGGATGGCCTCCTGCGGCGATGGTCCACCCCGCGACCGGTGATGTTTGGACTTAGACGAGCTCGACGAACTGGAGCTCGAGCTCCCCTTGAAGAACTTCGAGATTTTGCTCATTTCGGCAACTTTTTACAAAAGACCAGCGTCggtaaattaaaaacacacacgaaCTCCTTCTGGGTGTGTGGACGTCTTGCGTTacgctgctgttttgttttttttttacaggcgGCGAGTTGAGGGCAGCTTTTCCAGCTCGACGGCTTTGTGTTTCCAATTCAAAACCAGCCAGTGACTGCACCTTTCACCACACCTTTCACCAATACCTGAGTGACGTATGTTGACACCTGACACCATAAcctgccttttcaaaataacacGCCAAACAGCTTTCTATTAACCGTGTTATGGTATGtgtctattttattttctgtttacatcATATGATAAATATtgataaagtgaaatatttccCATATATTTTGCTGGGATCTCTCTCTGCAGGCATTGTCAGAGCTGTTGGCATTTGTTGCTGCATTTTTCCAACCCTACAATCCCAAAAAAGTTCTCTGGGATTGAGTCTGGGTAACTGAGGAGGTCATATGATTACTGAGTGCACATcatccttctctttcttgtcAAAGTGATTTATGCACAACTTGGATTTGTGTCTGGGGTCGTTGTCTTACTGCAAGATAAAATTAGAGCCAATCAGTCCATTACCTGGAGGTATAGCATAATGCTGCAAGATGGAATAACAGCCatgctggtaaaaaaaaactcactggTTTTTGTGGAAATCTTCAGCGTGGCCTGCAGCAAAACACCCCCTGAACCACCAGAGATGCTCCCCCATGTTCCACTGTTGGGGAAACACACTGAGGAGTCACCTCCCACTTATAGACAGGTCAGAGTTTGCCCTAGTTTTTTAGGACTGCATCTgctgatattttctgttttttttttttttttggtaatccTCATCTTTTAAAACTATCACTGACTGTCTTCTTTCTAAATTCTCTTcctgttttactttttgtattttggaaGAATGTCAAACATGTTCAAAAACTTCATAAAATGTTTGAACACTATTAGAGAACTTGCAAAGCGTGTAGCAGATCAATGTGTGTACTTTGCTATGTGTAGACATTAGTTTTAGCCTTCCTACATAATACTGAATCGCAATAAACCTGAATGAAAAACTATAGTTAAAAACTCTCGGTCACGTGATATACATTTGGGGTCAAAGTTCGTGTTGACATCCAGAGATTGTCGGCTAAGCTAACCGATGGCTGAATTAGACATTGGGAAACATTGTCAGGTCAAATCCTGCAGTCTGAAAGGTCTGTTTCAACTACAACTATATTCATGGTGGTGTGGTAtttattgtgctgtttttatgaCCATTAATTATACGTTTCTTAACTTGGTTAGCCTGTCAGCTAGTTAGCATCCTTTGCCTGTTTAGCTCCGCTGGTTTGTTAGCCAGTAAGCTAACGGCTAACTGAATTGATCCGGTGATCAGTTTATTGATCAGCATCTTCTCTGAAACAACAAACGCTAATCATGAGAAAACCTGTCCTGTAACGTAGCCTGTTAACTCAGCTGCTAATGAGTTAACCCCAGTGAACGTATCAGACTAGCTAACATTTATGAGTCATCATTGTTGTCCATCGTATCTCTACTTTTACTGCTATAAGTTAATTATTAACATTTCGGGCCCAAGTCCATATCGTTAGTATTGTAATATATAGTTGTTACAGGACAAGTAAAGGTTTTGAATGGTCCTTGTTCTGATCCATTGAAATATGTTCTCACTGTTCCTCTTCCAGATTTTCTTCCCTTTGTTTGTGATTCCTGCAGTGGTGTTTTCTGGTAAGatccctctgcctcctctgcctCCCAGAGGATTAACCAGGAGTGAATATTAAGATGGCCCTTGAGTGCTCAACGCATTGCCACCTAAGTTAAACacaatcaaataaacaaaacataagcaatTTGACAAGTCTTCATCAGATGTGATGTTAAGGCCGTCAGTCTGTAGTTGTTGAGTCCTCTGGGGTGTGTAGTCATTGGAACATGTACATGCATTACAGAGGTCCAAATTCAATGTTCAATGTCCTATGAGCAGAACTGTTCTTTAATTGGGATGTGCACTGGGTTACACCACAGAGCATTCACACTCCCAATGCCCCTCCTTACTTTGTACCACACTCCTTCACTTGTCTTTCCACCTTCACCAGCTGGAAACCATCAAAAGATACAAGAAAGTCAGGAATGAGTTAGTTTATCCATGTTTCCTTGAAGCATGGTAAAGACTTATCGTAAACTTTTAATAGACAAGTATAGACACAAGCTGCTGTGAGCTGCCATCTCTGGATTGTGGTTGATTGTGGCTCCTCAGTACAGGCGGAAGCAATTTACTCAGTCATGATTATCAAATGTAGGCCATCCttatcagaaatgtttttgtttataaatgcatgtatatgtatatcaGTAATAAATTGTGGTCAGTTTATGTCAAAATCACATATTTCAGTATCATTCTCAAAACTACAGTGTCAAAttggagtaaaaagtacaatatttgctcagaaattaaatttaatcaTGAATACATATCCTTTAATGTCTTACAGCCTTGAGCACAGAAGCAGAGAGGCCCATTCATGTACAGAGGTAGGCTGTAATGTTGATTACATATTCTTTaacgttcttttttttttttttaaataacattaatacTAGGACATTTTTACTTCGTCCTGGTGCTCATATGGTTGACATGTTCTACTTATACCTAATTTTCTTTGACCTTTTCTCAGGAGCCAGTAAAAAGGGAAGTCCAAACTGTAGGCAGCACTGCAAGTTACCCATGCTCATTTGAAGACTGCAAAGGAAAAGAATTGCTGCCAGTAATATGTCCacagtgtgaaaaacatttctgtttaatgtaggtttgcattttttctttccatctttttatAAACCAACACAATTTGTCTTGACATGGATTGTGCTTCTTGTGCTTATTTGGATTCATACAAACTGACTTAAAATAAATGGGTTATTATAGTAATTTGTTTATATTAGTATCTTATATTACTGCTATCATTGGAGCAggtactgtaaatgtaaaggATCACATAATTTTTTAATCTTACAGGCACCGTCATCAAGATGATCACAAGTGTGAAAAGTTGGAATTGCCGAAGCCACGAATGGCTGCCACTAAAGAGCTGGTGCAAAAGATTGTGGGTCAGTTAAAGTGTAGTCGGCTGACTGccatcagatttttttctgtcatcccATTTTTGTCCACATGGGTTCAGTATTGAATAAAATCTCGATTATGTCTTAACTGATGCACAGCTGTTTGTATTACTCAACctactttatttgatttgatttgatttgatttggtttgatttCATTTACTTATCAGGGAACAGTGCACATAAATCAACTTTTGAtgaatgtaaaatgtgtcagaGTTAGCCAAAAGGCAAGTTTTCATCTGTCATGTCTGGGCAGGTTAACAATTCAAATAAGCAAAGACAAACTGACATATACATCTGTATTGCTGTCCTGTGCCCTGTCAGAATCAAAGGATAAATCTAAAAGTAAAGGACGCAGAGGAgcaaaaaacagtgaaactgcAGCCAAGGTAGCATTAATGAAACTGAAGCTGCATGCTACAGGAGACAATGGACTGCCACAGGTAAGACCTTAGctaatatgtatttaaaatggCTTATTATAGTCACATAATTAAACCTTGTATATTATCATTACTGTACCTCTGTGTGTTGttctatgttcatgttttctgacTGACTGCTCTCTTTTTTTGGCTTTCCAGATGGAAAGAACctattttcaggtttttctcCCTAAAGAATCTAAAGACTCTAGCAAACCCATGTTCTTCTGTTCCAAGTGGAGTGTGGGGAAAGTGGTGGATTATGCAGCCTCTCAAGCTAACCTCAAGAACAACAATAATGTACTAACAGCTAAGGTAACAGACAGGAGGAatagaatatattttttcttgaaCCACATTTCCTGTATTGCTCATAACCTTATAAGTACAGTTCAAACCTGTTTGCACACGTAAAATATGGGGGCTGGGTATGAACACTTTTCCTGCCCACAGCATTTGACAGCAGCAAGATTGAGCTTTGCTCACAGGAAGTTGTGCTAACCAGCGTTAAATGTTTTgcatgttgatgtttttgtattatCTGGATTACCACTGCAAGCATGAAAGGCTCATAATGttacagtaaattaaaatacatgtttCAAAAATATCTCCCTTTGTAGTATAtagacaataaaatataatatttggGGGCTAATTTTCATGTGTTATTGCAAAGAGTCTGAATGCTTAtgtaaatgtcatatttcagtttttcctttttcttacCTATGAAAACACTtctaaaattttgttttcactttgtcattatggggcACTTAGTGTAAGTTTATGAGGAAAAAATAGAACGATTGCAGTATCAGCCTGCAACATAATGAAACTGAACAAAATGAAGGGAAGTGAAGTGATACTTTTTGAATCCACTGTACATCTCGTCAGTACGACTTAACAGTGTGCCTCTCCTGTGTTTGCAGAAGCTGCGGCTGTGCCATTCTCAGACTGGTGAAGCTTTCCAGATGGATGATACCCTGCTCTCATTGCTGACTCACCCAGAAACTCCTCTGTATAATGGGGGTAATGTGATACTGGAGTACCTGGACAATGGGTGCACAGGGCTGGAGGATGTCTCTGACTATGTAACACAGAGCTGACCctccagcaccagcaccagccaCTACTGGGTTGATACTTGTATACCATTTGTATTTCTGtcaataaaatataatccaTATTGATCTTGGGTTCTATATTTGTAAAAGGCAGATCTTatgaaaatgtagttttataTGGTTTAGAGATAAACTGCATGTTAATTCATGTTTTCTGCAAAGTTATACATTTGTAGTTGTACACACAATATTAACTCAGTATATAAACTCACTGTAGTTACTGAGTTAACTATCTCACTTCATTTTCTGcttgcataaaaaaaaattgatttgcTTTTCACATGTATCTTTAGTTTTGTGCTCACAGCCAAACACTCATAATAGGAGTGTTTATGAATTGACTAGCCTATTATTTTGTCGAGCTCCCCCTCCCCTTCAAAATAATAATGACACGTTACTTTATAAAAGTGCCTATTGTTTTGTTAATAAAGGAATAACCCAAACCTGTATAGGATTTACGACAATACGTGTGAAGCCGCACGTTTACAAGCGAAATTTGTATAGTCCGTAGGATGCAGGTGAGAGAGGCACGTCCGCATTACAgctgaaggagaagaaaaactacAGCAATAAATCAAAACAATCTCCCTATACTTATATCAGCGTATatcactgacactgaaaagGCATATGTCACTTTTCGACCTCTGAAAGTGctactgaaaatgtatttgtgatCTTGTTTAGGGACACAATAGTCACTATCGCCTGATAATAATATAGTATGTGTGAGATGTTTAGTATTTTCAGTTAAGGGACACTGTTTGAAAACGTAAGTATGAGTATATTCAAGCCATTAATATCCAGAAAGATACTAAAAGCACTACGGCCACTCGTAACACATCAATGtataaacattaaaactaatcaaactcttattttgaaaggggTTGACGCCCCCATCCCCACCGCTCTGgcaagtaaaataataaaattcatgtttttgttttgtgactgTTCCGAATGAAATCTGGTCGTCTTCCTGCTGATCTTccttgtgaagaaaaaaaataccagtATTCCCAAAGGTCTTTTTGTACTTGGTCgtgaaaaacaaatcatccACTTACATACACATTTAATCCAAGGAGGAAAGGGAGAattgtgtttattcatgttGTTAGTGAAGCGAAAAACAAGCTGACCATATTTGTATCTTCTCATGTCGTCGTAATGAGGAAATATGacaattaaaacattaatacaCATTAATTACgaaattgctgtttttgtttctgttatttgatACAGCTAAAGAATCGGGGGCTGTTTGTACCAATCACACGAGCTTTTAGGTTATATGGACAAGTCAAACAGCCTATCACAAGCGAGCATTCATATAGATGGGCGTAGCCATCGCAACTATGTATAAATACGCAGGGTCTCGGTTACTGCGCACAGTGGTTCTGTTGTTTTGAAGAAAGtcgatgtgtgtgtgaggcaacCGAGAATTTGCAGACACCTTAAAGCTGTTTTGGTAAACCACTAGGTTAGCTAGCTCGTTAGTAGTTACTTTTCTGATCGAGTCGCTTAGAAAAAGGCGACTTGATCTAGCTAATACAAATCGCTTTGTACAATTAGGTCGAAAGGGATGCCGCTGCAGACAGACTCCGACGGACGCAGTCAGTCTTTGGATGTAATCTCATCGCATTTAATCGGCAAGAGCAGTTTTTCTATAAGTTTAAAAAGCCTCAGAATGACTCACTCTCGACCGAGTCCTTCTGAAAGATGCTTAAGCTCGAGTGCGAATTAAAAGCTGAGCCGTGAAGTGAGGAAAGGGGCGTCAATAGTCAGTAAGCTAAGCTAGCTGCtaactagctaacgttagctggtCGCCAACAAAGCGCGGATTGTTAATCTTTTTGTCGCCGATTGAAGCAACGACGACGGGTCTGCACAGACAGTGGATTGACGTCTGAGCTGGAAATACTGCCCGGtgagttaaaaaacaaacaaactgtggtgTAAAAGAGGTGTAGGAAGACGGTTTATCAACTTGGGTTGAACGAGGTGGGGGGAGGGGCGGAGGTTGACAGAAACGGGGAAATtgggttttaatgtttttttttaaatgcggATTTTGTCCTCAGGGGGTCGCTGTAGTCCCACACCCCCTTCGATGAGTGTTTACTGTAATATATAAACATTGGTGCCTTATTAACAGCACAGTGGAGAAATATAGTGAATAGAGGAAAAGCTTGTATAAACAGGACTAAGACACCAGGTCGATGATCACGAACAATAATTGATAATTTATTTGTGATCGATTAGTCCTGTAAGCTATCGTTGAACCAGAATTAAATAGTATTTTGGCTGCTTTTGTCATTTGGGagaatagttttttttgttcgtagaaaacaagacattttgtAGCATAGATTTGAGAGTTAAGCAATTATGCAAAAAATAATCTACACAACCCTTGTTTATCATTATTGTCagtaatacatttatttaatgcaAAGATATTATTGTGAGGCAGCCCCCTTTTAAAAGGGACTGCaagctctttttttccctcattaaAGTACAAGTAGCTCAAAGGACAGTACTTGAGAAATTAGAAttagttatattttattactcTTATCTTGGTTCTGTTACAGTGTATTTTTACTCTTAAAATAAGGAAGGCTCATTTAGGAAGTCTGTAGGTTTCTAATGTGACtaatactgtgttttatttttcagagagaaaatgaaactgttGGAAAACTCCAGCTTTGAGGCCCTCAGCTCCCGGCTGTGTGTTGAAACAGGAGAGTCTCGCATCCTTGGCAGGTAAGGGGTCCTATAGCATTAACTTACATTTACCATTTGGGCAACCTGTCTCTCTATTGTAACATTTGATattgttttgtaatttaaaaaaaaaatttttttatatCACAGTTTGAACTGAAACAGGCGATTCATCTCTCAGCTGATCATCAGAAAGTTGacttaaaataattataataataaaaaaatagactTTCACACTGTTGGTCAGACGAAAAAGGAATTACACTTCTAGGCAGTTGCgatgtgtctttttctttgttctctgaTCTTTAGtcataaacaaaaaacagaatagtCCATAATAAAATAGTTAGTTGCGGCCCTACACAAAATATAGGTGGTACTTAAAATTTCAGCTGTAGTTTGTGTGCACTTGTACAGGCATGCACCAAACACACTACCTAGTGATTGGGATCACATCTGGAGGTACATTTGTGCAAACGTTTGTTTTGATGGGGTGTGAACCTCTATAGAGTGGTGAGCATTTGCTGTAAGCCACCTCCAAAACTTTACTGAAGTTTTCTTTATGCAGAAAAATTTCATCTGCATTGATGCCATAACAAAGTTGTGAGACGTGTGGCTGGTTCAGAGATCAGATTCTGCTAATAACCAATGCTAGTAGAGCAAACAAGTCTGTGCATGTCATCCAATACCACAGTAAGAAAGACCTGTAGAATGAACACTTACTTTCCGAGCCTATGCTGACAGTTAATAATTCATTTGACCTAGAAAACTGATCACACTGAACAGTGTTTAAGGTTATGCAAAGCCTTCAGCAGGCCCTGCAGCTACAGTGACACTGGTTACATAAAGAGCGATGGCTTGTGGAGTTATGCAGcccagtctgtgtgtgggtggtgaAATTGAGCTTATGTACTGTTGAGACCCAGAGTGACGCACATCATCCTGCCCTCTCACACCCCTCTGTGGTTGTTTGGGAGACCGTGTAAACTGTGTTACTGGAGCATATGTagatgcacacataaacacataacgGCTGAAGTTCTGCAGGAGCAGTCAAAGGCTGCTGGTCTTAAGGCAGATTAATGGATTAGTGAGGGTTTGCAACATGGCAGCAGGACTTTCAAGCTGCAGGCGTTTATGAGAGCAGGTTTAAGGTAATTTCTGTAGGTAAGATTTATATTGTATAAGTGGTGGAagctaaattattaaaattaaaagtcttaaaaagttGCACACAGATTCATAAGAATACATTTAACCAAACAAAAGAGCTGCAATGTTAGGgtcatttgttttctaaaaacGCAACATTATGGTAATAAAAAGTGTTAAAAAGGGTAAAACTCTAATGCCAAATTGCATAGACCCAGATATATAAGGAAGTTATTGTTAGAGTTGTGAATGATGTGAAATGAGCT contains these protein-coding regions:
- the zfand1 gene encoding AN1-type zinc finger protein 1, giving the protein MAELDIGKHCQVKSCSLKDFLPFVCDSCSGVFCLEHRSREAHSCTEEPVKREVQTVGSTASYPCSFEDCKGKELLPVICPQCEKHFCLMHRHQDDHKCEKLELPKPRMAATKELVQKIVESKDKSKSKGRRGAKNSETAAKVALMKLKLHATGDNGLPQMERTYFQVFLPKESKDSSKPMFFCSKWSVGKVVDYAASQANLKNNNNVLTAKKLRLCHSQTGEAFQMDDTLLSLLTHPETPLYNGGNVILEYLDNGCTGLEDVSDYVTQS
- the chmp4c gene encoding charged multivesicular body protein 4c; its protein translation is MSKISKFFKGSSSSSSSSSSKSKHHRSRGGPSPQEAIHKLRETEEMLTKKQEYLEKRIEQEIMIAKKNGTKNKRAALQALKRKKRLEQQLTQIDGTLSTIEFQREALENSHTNTEVLKNMGYAANAMKQIHENMDLDKIDDLMHEITEQQDVAHEISDAISRPTGEIFDEDELLAELAELEQEELEDNMKSMGGLPNVPSSKLPSARPSQRATTKKRVEDDDDMRMLASWGT